The Salvelinus fontinalis isolate EN_2023a chromosome 9, ASM2944872v1, whole genome shotgun sequence genome has a window encoding:
- the LOC129862017 gene encoding lamina-associated polypeptide 2-like: protein MAEFLEDPSVLTKDKLKSELTGNNVPLPSSEQKKDVYVQLYLKNLTVQNKKCPPSVDTFSSDEELPAPVVSNKSRSGRKATRKTDKPRSEEVEVTDLTDASLKDELLKHGVNAGPIVGSTRKLYEKKLQKLLDTPAAETTPSPPETATVNAAAKADGNQNGNTYSGQYSDKEEDEIGTATEPEPVPVVEKPVRSGGKTPATVRNSSRRSSKLQVVEVSLATGDQTPKKTRENVEEILAEILSPTGISASCRRPIRGAAGRPVKPSNYWLNETLLERSIYTESDSECSSLGSNVPARPGFLSVLLKLMVLVTVAGSIYFAIQHLDADQVQAFKGMLTNAKGHLNSAKGHLCSTVDKMVDAVFDNVIVPLGIGGGSSQGAEAESGGR from the exons ATGGCGGAATTCCTCGAAGATCCGTCTGTTCTCACCAAGGATAAGCTCAAAAGTGAGCTCACGGGCAACAATGTCCCACTTCCCAGCTCCGAACAGAAGAAAGATGTTTACGTCCAGTTGTACCTGAAAAACTTGACCGTTCAGAACAAGAAATGTCCACCATCTGTAGACACGTTCTCCAGTGATGAAGAATTGCCTGCCCCTGTAGTCTCCAACAAGAGCCGATCTGGAAGA AAAGCTACCAGGAAGACAGACAAGCCTCGCTCAGAAGAAGTGGAAGTCACAGACCTCACCGATGCAAGTTTGAAAGATGAGCTGTTGAAGCATGGAGTCAACGCTGGACCCATAGTTG GCTCCACCAGGAAGCTTTATGAGAAAAAGCTTCAGAAGCTACTGGATACACCTGCAGCTGAGACTACGCCCAGCCCACCTGAAACTGCCACAGTTAACGCTGCAGCCAAGGCAGATGGCAACCAGAACGGCAACACATACTCTGGCCAGTACAGTGACAAGGAGGAAG ATGAGATAGGTACCGCTACGGAACCAGAGCCTGTTCCTGTTGTGGAGAAGCCTGTGAGGAGCGGAGGAAAGACTCCTGCCACTGTTAGGAACAGCAGCAGACGGAGCAGCAAG CTACAGGTGGTGGAGGTGAGCCTAGCAACTGGCGACCAGACCCCTAAGAAGACGAGGGAGAATGTTGAAGAGATTCTCGCTGAGATCCTTTCACCCACAGGCATCAG CGCCAGCTGCAGGCGACCTATTCGCGGCGCGGCGGGCCGACCGGTGAAACCCAGCAACTACTGGCTGAACGAGACTCTCCTGGAGCGCTCCATCTATACAGAGTCTGATTCTGAATGCAGCTCCTTGGGCTCCAACGTGCCGGCCAGGCCCGGCTTCCTCTCTGTCCTACTAAAGCTCATGGTACTCGTCACTGTAGCTGGGTCCATCTACTTCGCCATTCAGCACCTCGATGCAGATCAGGTTCAGGCCTTCAAGGGAATGCTAACCAATGCCAAGGGTCACCTGAACAGCGCTAAGGGTCATCTGTGTAGCACGGTTGATAAGATGGTGGATGCCGTGTTCGATAATGTGATTGTGCCGCTTGGTATCGGGGGAGGCAGCAGCCAAGGTGCAGAAGCAGAGAGTGGCGGCAGGTAA